From Hydrogenimonas thermophila:
TTCAATGTAGCTTACTAAATCAAGCTGTTTTATTATCTCTTTTTTATTACTCATACTAAATTATACTTTAATGCGAATGTTTTGTTTTATAAATAATATAAATTCCATAAGCCATTAGAACAAGTCCTGTTACTATTGCCCCTAATTCCCCACTATTCATTTCTCTCCTCCTAAATTTATCAATTCTGTTCCAATATACCAAACTCCTAAACTCACTCCCATCATTTCATAGGAAAAACTTCCTCCCTTGATAAAAGGTGCTATAACTGCCACTGCAAAAATGATTTTACCAATATCATAAAAGAGTTTTCCAAGCTCTTTCAATGCATCTTTTTTCATTTATCCCTCTCACTAACTTTTCCATATCCACCACCACCTGGTGTTTGTATCTCTATTCTATCGCTTTTTTTGACCTTTAACTGCACTTTGGCACCCAAGTCATACATCTTTTCATCGCGTATCAGAATATTTCGACCCTTCTGCCCTTTATTTCCACCAGCCAATCCAAATGGAGCAAAAACCCGCCGTTCACTTAAAATAGCAAAATCAAGTTCATCAAAAAAGCGGTAACGGCGTATCAAACCATCACCACCACGGTTGCGTCCTAAACCACCGCTTCCTTTTCGCAATGCAAAGGTTTCGATCATCACAGGATAACGACGTTCCAAAACTTCGACATCAGTAATGCGGGTATTGGTCATATGGGTATGCACACCACTCGCACCGCTTCTTTTTGGTGTTGCTCCTGCACCCCCGCCAATCGTTTCATAGTAGCCGAAATCTTCATTTCCAAAAGTGACATTGTTCATACACCCCTGACTTCCAGCTGACTCACCAAAGGCTTTTAGCACTACATCAACAATTCGCTGACTTGTTGTAACATTTCCGCCTACTACAGCTGCCTCTTTTCCAGGGTTTAAAAGTGAGCCTTCTGACAAATGCAGTTTAATTGGTGCAATCAACCCTTCATTGAGTGGTAAATCTTCACGAAGCATTGCACGAAGTGTATAGATAATGGCCGAACGAACTACTGAAGGCGGTGTATTTTGATTTCCCCATAACTCCATACCGCTACCTGTAAAGTCAAAAACAGCCCCACCCTCATCATCGATTGAGACTTTCAACACAATAGAAGAGCCGTTATCTAAAAACTCTTTGGCAAAAAGCTCTTTTTTAGTAAATGAACGCAAAAAGTTACGCACTGCTGTTTCACTAATATTTTGAATAGATTCCATATAACGCTCAATGCTCTCTTTGCCATACTCTTTCATCAATGCCAATACACCAGCAATCCCTTCTGTATTGGCTGCTACTTGAGCACGCAAGTCACTTAAGTTATCTTCTATTCGGCGAGCCCCTGCTTTTTCTAAAATCTCACGCACTCTCTCTTCATTAAAACGACCATTTTCAACTAGCTCAAAAGCTTCAAATATAGCACCTTCTTCAAAGAGTTGATGTGAAAAAGGTGGCATCGAACCTGGTACACTTCCTCCAATGTCAGCGTGGTGACCGCGACTAGCCACCCAAAAGACTACTTTACCATCCTCAATGTAAGGTGTAACAACTGTAATATCTGGCAGATGAGAGCCCCCTTCATAAGGTGCATTGGAAATGTAAACACTCCCCTCTTCAGGCTTAGGGAACTTTTGCATCACAGCCTTAACAACACTGCTCATAGAACCTAAGTGAACAGGAATATGCGGAGCATTGGCTATTAAGTTTCCACCTCTATCAAAAATTGCACAAGAAAAGTCGAGTCGCTCTTTAATATTGGTAGAAACTGCACTCATTTGAAGCATATCTCCCATACGTGTTGCAATGAAATGGAAACGGTTAGAAAAGAGTGCATCTACCACTGCTTGAATCTCTGTCTGCTTACTATCCTTCTCTACTGGTACATCAATCATTAAATCACCATAAGCAGAAACTTCTGCCCTACATCCAGGCTCTAATACAATGGTGGATGTTGATTGCATTACAAGTGCTGGCCCTTCTATCACAGCACCACTGCCAAGTTTTTCCATATCATAAACAGGTGCATCAAGCCAAACACCATCTTTATAAAGGCGATGCACTCTTAGTGGTTTTATCGGCTCTGAAACAGGTGCTATTTTTTGCCTTGACCACCCTTTTGCAATAACTTCAGCTCTGATACGAATAGACTCAACTATCAAAGTACGCTCAGGCATTAAAAAGCCAAATTCTCGCTTATAATGCTCTTCAAATGTCCTCTTTGCATCTTCAAAAGGAACTTCAATAACGGTATCTGTCCCCTCATAGTAAACTCTTACTAATCGATGCCAATGTACTTCATACTGATTAGGAAGTTTTGGTTCAATCTCTTTTTGAAGTGGTTTAAAAAGCTCATCTCTACACTCAAAAAGTGGCAATCCAATATGCTTCATCGCTTCAAAACTGCGCTTAGCCAACGCCATACCATATGCTGATAAAATCCCGGCATATCGGTGGATCAGAACCTTCTTTATTCCAAGCTTCCTTGCCACTGCCACAGCGTGCTGACCGCCTGCTCCGCCAAAAGCACAAAGAATATGATCAGCCGGATCAAACCCTTTTTTCAGCGTTACTTCTCTAATTGCTGTTGCCATCTGCTCATTGGCTACATCTAAAAATCCTTCGGCAACCGCTTCAATACTCTTACCAACCTCTTGAGCAATCTCTTCAAACCCTCTTTTGCTTGCATCTATGCTAAGCGGTTCATCCCCATTTTCACCAAAAATCTTAGGAAAACTCTCAGGATCGAGCCGACCTGTGACAAGATTGGCATCTGTAATACTTAAGTATCCATTGCGACCATAACATAACGGTCCTGGATTGGCTCCACTACTCTCAGGACCTACAACAAAAAGACCATTTTTATAAAAAAGACGGCTTCCTCCACCGCTAGCAACCGTATGCAAATCAACCTGTGGTACGCGAACCTTTACACCTGCTGTCTCACTCTCATATCGCAAAGCCACTTCCCCATCATACCGGCAGACATCAGTACTTGTACCGCCCATATCAAAGCCAATCAGCGGTCTATTCTCATAAATAGAGGCAAGGGCTGTAACTCCACCAGCAGGTCCACTCAAAAGTGCACGTGAACCTCTAAAATCATTCATTGCACAAAGTGTCCCGTCACTTTGCATCATCAACGTTTTCTTAGCCACATCCCCTTGAAAAGGAGCTTGAAACAGACGCAAATACTCTTGTAATTTTGGTGTCAAATAGGCATCAACCAACGTGGTTTCAGCTCGCGCTACGGCACCTGGCAAAGGCACTGTTTCATGACTGCAAACAACGCTAAACCCCATCGATTCTGCTATCTCTTTAATGCGCTTTTCATGATCAAAAAAACCATAACCATGCATCAAACAGACAGCAAGATGCTTGACGTTAAGCTTTGAAAGATCTTCTCTAAGCTTCTCTTCATCTAACGGTGTTTCTACAATAAAATCACTATCTTTGACAATTACCCTCTCTTTAGCCTCAACAACAGAGCTAAAAAGTGGTTTAGACTTCTCAATCTCAAGTGCAAAAATATCAGGGCGTGTCTGATCACCAATATGAAGTAAATCACCAAACCCTTCTGTCACTACCAGTGCTGTTGGTACTCCCTTGCGCTCAAGCAGTGCATTGGTGGCAATCGTCGTTCCCATCCAAATAGATGCAATGTATGAAAGGTCAATAGGCTCTTTTTTACCATAAAGCTCATAAAGTACTTCAGAAATGGCATGACTGCAAGATTCAGCATAAAATGGTGAGTTGCTCAAAACCTTTTTGACAATAAAGCGATCACCAACACGTGCAATCAGATCAGTAAAAGTTCCACCGCGATCGATTGCAAACTCAATCACTTCTTTAAACCCCTGATTTGATAGGTAATATCACCAGCACCAAAAGCAACAATCAAGTCACTCTCAAACTGTTTAATAGTCTGTCCATTTAGGTCAAGAACTTTCACAACTCCCCCTTCCTTTGTGACACGCTCTGCCATTGTCAAATTAAACCCGCTAAATGCACCTTTAAGATCAATCGGCACCTCTACCTCACCAGCAGACCAAATAGGCAATATTACCAACTCATCAGCCCCTTCAAAGCACTCAACAAACCCTTGCAGATTGTCTATGGTGCGGCTATATTTATGCGGTTGCCAAACAGCACGGATTTTGTTAAATCCACGCATTTTGGCATATTGGCTCAGTGCATCCATTGTTGCTTTAATCTCTGTCGGATGATGCCCATAATCGTCTATGATCACACATTTATTGCTATTTTCGATAATATCGAAGCGTTTTTTGATTCCTTTATAGTTTTTAAGATAATCACGTATTTGCTCAATATCTACACCTTCATGCAGTGCAGCTAAAATTGCTAATGATGCATCAATAGCAATATGCGCTCCCAAGCCAAAGACATCAAACTCTCCAAAATCTCTTAAGTTAAATCTAGTATGAGGTTCACCATCTATAAGCACATACTCTAGCTTGTCAATATCTTTACTTGGATATAGCTTAATACTCTCCATATCTAACTTCGATAAAAATGGATCTTCAGCATTGATAACCCGAACCTGAGCCAATTTTAAAAAAGATTCATACGCAGCATAAAAACGTGATAAGTCATACTCATAATACTCCATATGCTCAGGTTCAACATTGGTAACAATAGCCATATATG
This genomic window contains:
- a CDS encoding hydantoinase B/oxoprolinase family protein, encoding MIEFAIDRGGTFTDLIARVGDRFIVKKVLSNSPFYAESCSHAISEVLYELYGKKEPIDLSYIASIWMGTTIATNALLERKGVPTALVVTEGFGDLLHIGDQTRPDIFALEIEKSKPLFSSVVEAKERVIVKDSDFIVETPLDEEKLREDLSKLNVKHLAVCLMHGYGFFDHEKRIKEIAESMGFSVVCSHETVPLPGAVARAETTLVDAYLTPKLQEYLRLFQAPFQGDVAKKTLMMQSDGTLCAMNDFRGSRALLSGPAGGVTALASIYENRPLIGFDMGGTSTDVCRYDGEVALRYESETAGVKVRVPQVDLHTVASGGGSRLFYKNGLFVVGPESSGANPGPLCYGRNGYLSITDANLVTGRLDPESFPKIFGENGDEPLSIDASKRGFEEIAQEVGKSIEAVAEGFLDVANEQMATAIREVTLKKGFDPADHILCAFGGAGGQHAVAVARKLGIKKVLIHRYAGILSAYGMALAKRSFEAMKHIGLPLFECRDELFKPLQKEIEPKLPNQYEVHWHRLVRVYYEGTDTVIEVPFEDAKRTFEEHYKREFGFLMPERTLIVESIRIRAEVIAKGWSRQKIAPVSEPIKPLRVHRLYKDGVWLDAPVYDMEKLGSGAVIEGPALVMQSTSTIVLEPGCRAEVSAYGDLMIDVPVEKDSKQTEIQAVVDALFSNRFHFIATRMGDMLQMSAVSTNIKERLDFSCAIFDRGGNLIANAPHIPVHLGSMSSVVKAVMQKFPKPEEGSVYISNAPYEGGSHLPDITVVTPYIEDGKVVFWVASRGHHADIGGSVPGSMPPFSHQLFEEGAIFEAFELVENGRFNEERVREILEKAGARRIEDNLSDLRAQVAANTEGIAGVLALMKEYGKESIERYMESIQNISETAVRNFLRSFTKKELFAKEFLDNGSSIVLKVSIDDEGGAVFDFTGSGMELWGNQNTPPSVVRSAIIYTLRAMLREDLPLNEGLIAPIKLHLSEGSLLNPGKEAAVVGGNVTTSQRIVDVVLKAFGESAGSQGCMNNVTFGNEDFGYYETIGGGAGATPKRSGASGVHTHMTNTRITDVEVLERRYPVMIETFALRKGSGGLGRNRGGDGLIRRYRFFDELDFAILSERRVFAPFGLAGGNKGQKGRNILIRDEKMYDLGAKVQLKVKKSDRIEIQTPGGGGYGKVSERDK
- the murC gene encoding UDP-N-acetylmuramate--L-alanine ligase, with the translated sequence MKIHFIGIGGIGISALAKFMAGDGHTISGSDIRQSEITDELALKFGAKITIPHHGDAVDGVDMVIHSAAVRKNNPEYIRAKELGIPIYARKEALKFILKQKKVYAVGGAHGKSTTSAMLAELLPKSNAIIGAISKAFYSNVRIAPNDEVVFEADESDASFLNCNPYMAIVTNVEPEHMEYYEYDLSRFYAAYESFLKLAQVRVINAEDPFLSKLDMESIKLYPSKDIDKLEYVLIDGEPHTRFNLRDFGEFDVFGLGAHIAIDASLAILAALHEGVDIEQIRDYLKNYKGIKKRFDIIENSNKCVIIDDYGHHPTEIKATMDALSQYAKMRGFNKIRAVWQPHKYSRTIDNLQGFVECFEGADELVILPIWSAGEVEVPIDLKGAFSGFNLTMAERVTKEGGVVKVLDLNGQTIKQFESDLIVAFGAGDITYQIRGLKK